The window GCAGCTCGCGGTCGGGCTCGGAGGCGCCGCGCTCGATGGCGGCCCGGAACCGGGAGCGCCAGTTCCGCGCCAGCCACCCCGTCGCCCCGAACAGCCCGCGCGAGACGCCGGGGTACTGCGTCGCGGCCGCCATGCGCCGGTGGCCGTCCGTGGAGTGCTCGAGCGTCGCCGGCGGTCCCGGGCTGCTGACCAGCACCGTCTCGGCCACCCGGTCGGGGAGCTCCGCGCCGCAGACCGCGGCGTGGGGGCCGCCAGCGGAGAACCCTACCACGCCGAACCGGTCGATCCGCAGCTCGCGGGCCAGCTCGCAGACGTCCTCGACCCAGTCGAGCAGGTCCCTGTCGGGCTGGAACGCCGAGCGGCCGAAGCCCGGCCGGTCGGGCGCGACGAGCCGCAGGTCCCGCCCCTGGGCGACGTCGTCGAACAGCGACCACAGCAGCCGCGAGCCGGGGTTGCCGTGGAAGCAGAACACCGGCCGGCCGTCGGTCCGCCCGTACTCCTCGTAGGCGAGCCGGCGGTCGTCCGGAAGCGATACCGTCCGTGGCTCCGTCACTGGCGGCGGTTCACCGGCCGTCGCCAAATGGGTGTCGGCTCCGGCGGCCGCGACGACGCCGCGGGCCGTCGGCGTGCGGTGCGGCCCGGGGCGTCACTGGACCTGTCCGAAGAGGTCGACGAGGTCCGCGAAGTCGACCTCGCCGTTGCCGTTGTAGTCGTAGTAGGCGGCGTTGTCGGTCATCGCCGGGTCGTCCATGTTGTTGAAGTACCGGACGACGTCGGAGTAGTCGGTCTCGCCGTTGCCGTTGAGGTCCTCGTACAGCCCGTCGCCGTCGGGGTCGGTCGGCGTCGCGCCGTCGATCGCCGGCGGCTCCTCGCCGGGGGACTGTCCGCCGTCGTCCGGGGTTCCGTCGTCAGGAGTGCCGTCGTCTGGCGTACCGTCGTCAGGTGTGCCGTCGTCGGGCGTGCCATCATCTGGTGTGCCGTCGTCTGGCGTACCGTCGTCAGGTGTGCCATCGTCGGGCGTGCCGTCGTCGGGCGACCCGCTCCCGGGATCCCCTCCGCACGTCGCGTCCCCGACCATTCGCACGAACGACCAGGCGTAGCCGCTCTCGAAGCGGGGCTCCTCCTCGTCGGTGTACCAGTTGGCCTCCCAGACGACGCCGTTCCAGACGACGCGGTCGCCGC of the Halomicrobium salinisoli genome contains:
- a CDS encoding alpha/beta fold hydrolase yields the protein MTEPRTVSLPDDRRLAYEEYGRTDGRPVFCFHGNPGSRLLWSLFDDVAQGRDLRLVAPDRPGFGRSAFQPDRDLLDWVEDVCELARELRIDRFGVVGFSAGGPHAAVCGAELPDRVAETVLVSSPGPPATLEHSTDGHRRMAAATQYPGVSRGLFGATGWLARNWRSRFRAAIERGASEPDRELLDSLAGDVVLADAAEAFRQGGKGPAHEYPLLAEAWPFDPADADPSLWHGRRDGSVDLAVAQELARELPDPDLTVVDAGHYSTLVEEAEAILSAAAP